In Polaromonas sp. JS666, one genomic interval encodes:
- a CDS encoding alpha/beta fold hydrolase, with amino-acid sequence MASLSTWLDAKLAAGSVKQHRQIQPPELNTRWLQTPAGTIRVFDSGGDKPCVVMAPDGPNVLEHYQGLFALLAPQVRVVCFDMPGFGFSAPSAAYDHSLEQGAAAILSVLDQLNIAKATLALSCANGFYAMRVAQRAPHRVASLLLSQTPSVEAMHRWTERVVPRPLTLPVLGQAVSWVFRQKMAKSWYRIALPKTTDGAPFQQTARHALRCGGCFSLAGVVQGLIRESVNATQGISTPCTVLWGSQDRSHRLTDPLAILRDAPHAEVVRFDGCGHFPDLENPQLFVQTLLSQMARYTHA; translated from the coding sequence ATGGCTAGCCTGAGCACCTGGCTTGACGCCAAACTGGCCGCAGGGTCCGTCAAGCAACATCGTCAAATTCAACCACCCGAGCTAAACACGCGGTGGCTGCAGACGCCCGCCGGCACGATTCGCGTATTTGACTCTGGTGGTGACAAGCCTTGCGTTGTCATGGCCCCCGACGGCCCGAACGTGCTTGAACATTACCAGGGCTTGTTCGCCTTGTTGGCGCCGCAGGTGCGCGTGGTGTGTTTTGACATGCCGGGCTTTGGATTTTCAGCGCCGAGTGCAGCTTATGACCACTCGCTGGAACAAGGCGCAGCGGCCATCCTCTCGGTTCTGGATCAGCTGAATATCGCCAAAGCGACGCTGGCCTTGAGTTGTGCCAATGGGTTCTACGCGATGCGGGTGGCGCAGCGTGCGCCGCATCGTGTCGCCAGTCTTTTGCTGTCACAAACGCCATCAGTCGAAGCCATGCACCGCTGGACCGAGCGGGTCGTGCCACGGCCTTTGACGTTGCCCGTGCTGGGGCAGGCGGTGAGTTGGGTATTTCGGCAAAAAATGGCGAAGTCCTGGTACCGCATTGCATTGCCCAAGACGACCGACGGCGCACCATTTCAACAAACGGCGCGCCATGCCTTGCGCTGCGGCGGCTGCTTCAGCCTGGCTGGTGTGGTGCAAGGTTTGATACGCGAGTCCGTCAATGCCACCCAAGGTATCAGCACACCCTGCACCGTGCTGTGGGGCAGTCAAGACCGTTCGCATCGGCTGACTGACCCACTGGCTATCCTGCGCGATGCACCGCATGCCGAGGTCGTTCGGTTTGACGGTTGCGGTCATTTTCCTGATCTGGAAAACCCGCAACTGTTCGTTCAGACGCTTTTGTCACAGATGGCCCGCTACACGCACGCTTGA
- a CDS encoding helix-hairpin-helix domain-containing protein: MPKAETAALAKVLTDIPNIGASIAQDLHSVGINTPADVAHMDPLAVFEALRTPMGHRHDLCVLDTFMAAKKFMNGGPRQPWWDFTAERKALLAKHDRR, translated from the coding sequence ATGCCCAAAGCCGAAACCGCTGCCCTCGCCAAAGTCTTGACGGACATTCCGAACATTGGCGCGTCGATTGCGCAAGACCTGCATTCAGTCGGTATCAACACGCCGGCGGATGTGGCACACATGGACCCGCTGGCGGTGTTTGAAGCCCTGCGCACCCCCATGGGCCATCGCCATGACCTCTGTGTACTCGATACCTTTATGGCAGCCAAAAAGTTCATGAACGGTGGTCCACGCCAACCTTGGTGGGACTTTACGGCAGAGCGCAAGGCGCTGCTGGCAAAACACGATAGGAGATAA